One stretch of Streptomyces sp. NBC_00443 DNA includes these proteins:
- a CDS encoding SCO1664 family protein, with protein sequence MSAPERIPPRSVTSVELLTEGELTVRGRIREASNAALFCTVADDGQEVSCIYKPVAGEQPLWDFPDGTLAQREVAAYEISEATGWGLVPPTVLRHGPYGEGMVQLWIEVTPGAELLALVDGEEPEPGWKAIGLAEVGEGKTALLVHADDERLRRLAVLDAVINNADRKGGHLLPTEGARLYGIDHGVTFNVDNKLRTLLWGWAGEPLTGEAVEVLGSLRKGLEAGGELAVRLAGLITAAEVAATRARVEALLTSGKHPEPSGEWPAIPWPPV encoded by the coding sequence ATGTCCGCGCCAGAACGGATACCGCCGCGGAGCGTGACCTCGGTGGAGCTGCTCACCGAGGGTGAGCTGACCGTGCGCGGCCGCATCCGCGAGGCGTCCAACGCCGCGCTGTTCTGCACGGTCGCAGACGACGGGCAGGAGGTGTCCTGCATCTACAAGCCGGTCGCCGGTGAGCAGCCGCTGTGGGACTTCCCCGACGGGACGCTCGCGCAGCGCGAGGTCGCCGCGTACGAGATCTCCGAGGCGACCGGCTGGGGGCTCGTGCCGCCCACCGTGCTGCGGCACGGGCCGTACGGCGAGGGCATGGTCCAGTTGTGGATCGAGGTGACGCCCGGGGCGGAGCTGCTGGCCCTGGTCGACGGCGAGGAGCCCGAGCCCGGTTGGAAGGCCATCGGCCTCGCCGAGGTCGGCGAGGGGAAGACCGCGCTGCTGGTGCACGCCGACGACGAGCGGCTACGGCGGCTGGCTGTCCTGGACGCCGTGATCAACAACGCCGACCGCAAGGGCGGGCACCTGCTGCCCACCGAGGGCGCCCGGCTGTACGGCATCGACCACGGCGTCACGTTCAACGTCGACAACAAGCTGCGGACCCTGCTGTGGGGCTGGGCGGGGGAGCCGCTGACCGGGGAGGCCGTCGAGGTGCTCGGCTCCCTGCGCAAGGGGCTGGAGGCGGGCGGTGAGCTTGCCGTACGCCTGGCCGGGCTGATCACGGCCGCCGAGGTGGCAGCCACACGCGCGCGGGTCGAGGCGCTGCTGACGTCCGGCAAGCATCCGGAGCCGAGCGGGGAGTGGCCGGCCATTCCCTGGCCGCCCGTCTAG
- a CDS encoding S8 family peptidase, giving the protein MTDQAQPAQGPGASGPGPDGAGFTYRGAEQELIVVARPEARLRARVEGVRSVAGADVSALNMFLTDEQLALEPLFGSEDRLQQATGTQDVPDLALFYRVRGGESRAEELRARIAALPGIDTAYVKPGAVPASLGRIGEDSGRLKEGTPVTPDYSGRQGYLRPAPEGVDAHWAWQRPGGTGQGVTVIDVEGSWQLGHEDLAAKLAGVVVGTPLTDLAWRNHGTAVIGVIGGDRGEHGVTGIVPDTVTAAASFQGIGTAAAIHAAADRLGPGDIVLIELHRPGPRFEYAERDDQRGYVALEWWPDDLAAVRHATAKGVLVVAAAGNGAESLDDALYERRPDGFPESWRNPFNPSNPGSGSVLVGAGAPPPGTHGRDHGPDRSRLAFSNYGARVDAQGWGREVTTTGGSWDRPGDLQGGPEEIAWYTDTFSGTSSASPVVVGALAALQGMLKVAGRPPMSPERARAVLRATGSPQQDAPGRPASQRIGNRPDIKAAVTHLVPQAVGSGRAERYWDELLPYPRELPPRLRLFVAGEWRNLNHPSPEIRQAVHTAFAGGRPDVRVWFSDDEIVGLVITG; this is encoded by the coding sequence ATGACCGACCAGGCACAGCCGGCGCAGGGCCCGGGAGCGTCCGGGCCCGGGCCCGACGGAGCGGGATTCACCTATCGAGGAGCCGAGCAGGAACTGATCGTCGTCGCCCGGCCCGAGGCCCGGCTGCGTGCCCGGGTCGAGGGCGTCCGGTCGGTGGCGGGCGCCGATGTCTCGGCTCTCAACATGTTCCTCACTGATGAACAGCTGGCACTGGAGCCCCTGTTCGGCAGCGAGGACCGGCTTCAGCAGGCCACCGGCACACAGGACGTGCCCGACCTCGCGCTGTTCTACCGGGTGCGCGGCGGGGAGAGCCGCGCCGAGGAACTGCGGGCCCGTATCGCCGCGCTGCCGGGGATCGACACGGCGTACGTGAAGCCGGGCGCGGTGCCCGCCTCACTCGGCCGGATCGGAGAGGACAGCGGGCGGCTGAAGGAGGGCACGCCGGTCACGCCCGACTACAGCGGCCGGCAGGGCTATCTGCGGCCCGCGCCCGAGGGCGTCGACGCGCACTGGGCCTGGCAGCGGCCGGGCGGCACCGGTCAGGGCGTGACCGTGATCGACGTGGAGGGCTCCTGGCAGCTCGGCCACGAGGACCTGGCCGCCAAACTGGCCGGCGTCGTCGTCGGCACCCCGCTGACCGACCTCGCCTGGCGCAATCACGGCACCGCCGTGATCGGGGTGATCGGCGGCGACCGGGGCGAGCACGGCGTGACCGGCATCGTGCCGGACACGGTGACCGCGGCCGCGTCCTTCCAGGGCATCGGCACGGCGGCCGCGATCCATGCGGCGGCCGACCGGCTGGGCCCCGGCGACATCGTGCTGATCGAACTGCACCGTCCGGGGCCCCGGTTCGAGTACGCCGAACGCGACGACCAGCGCGGCTACGTCGCTCTCGAGTGGTGGCCGGACGACCTCGCCGCCGTCCGTCACGCCACCGCCAAGGGCGTCCTCGTGGTCGCCGCCGCGGGCAACGGCGCCGAGTCGCTCGACGACGCCCTCTACGAGCGCCGTCCTGACGGCTTCCCCGAGTCCTGGCGCAACCCCTTCAACCCCTCCAACCCGGGCTCCGGGTCCGTGCTGGTCGGCGCGGGCGCCCCGCCGCCCGGCACCCACGGCCGCGACCACGGTCCCGACCGCTCACGGCTGGCGTTCTCCAACTACGGCGCCCGGGTGGACGCGCAGGGCTGGGGACGCGAGGTGACGACGACGGGCGGTTCCTGGGACAGGCCCGGCGATCTGCAGGGCGGACCCGAGGAGATCGCCTGGTACACCGACACGTTCTCGGGGACGTCGTCCGCCTCCCCGGTCGTGGTCGGCGCGCTGGCCGCGCTGCAGGGCATGCTCAAGGTGGCGGGCAGGCCGCCGATGTCCCCCGAGCGCGCGCGTGCCGTGCTGCGGGCGACGGGTTCCCCGCAGCAGGACGCGCCGGGCCGGCCCGCCTCCCAGCGGATCGGCAACCGGCCCGACATCAAGGCGGCCGTCACCCATCTGGTACCGCAGGCGGTCGGCTCCGGCCGCGCCGAGCGGTACTGGGACGAGCTGCTGCCGTATCCACGTGAACTTCCGCCCCGGCTCCGGCTGTTCGTGGCCGGTGAGTGGCGGAACCTCAACCACCCGTCCCCGGAGATCCGCCAGGCGGTCCACACCGCCTTCGCGGGGGGACGGCCCGATGTCCGAGTGTGGTTCTCGGACGACGAGATCGTCGGCCTGGTGATCACCGGCTGA
- a CDS encoding ferritin-like domain-containing protein, whose product MLSAKSLFQEIIDNDESFRLFCSIAASGETQGGWENARIAALVPESQRPLAPKITRHGADEDKHGRIFNALMKKRGLEPVPVPPETDYTMLLEQHGIGLAHEKLKSEQPLTVEDVIVYLSHSRVTEQRAADQMVMLRKYFADHPDVGKAVRMISNDEDNHLAYTHEELLRFAAAGRGRLIQRTLRECALAEIGVYRDVSLAVMDHMGRILGWSRPKAAVLAAGIHAMYVWERLAGWRRMVSLRMPERRDALGGPATSAPEFA is encoded by the coding sequence ATGCTTTCGGCCAAGAGTCTGTTCCAGGAGATCATCGACAACGACGAGTCCTTCCGCCTGTTCTGCTCCATCGCAGCGAGCGGCGAGACCCAGGGCGGCTGGGAGAACGCGCGTATCGCCGCGCTCGTCCCGGAGAGCCAGCGCCCGCTCGCACCCAAGATCACCCGGCACGGGGCGGACGAGGACAAGCACGGGCGGATCTTCAACGCCCTGATGAAGAAGCGCGGCCTCGAACCCGTCCCGGTCCCGCCCGAGACCGACTACACGATGCTGCTGGAGCAGCATGGCATCGGTCTCGCCCACGAGAAGCTCAAGTCCGAGCAACCGCTCACGGTCGAGGACGTCATCGTCTACCTGTCCCACAGCCGGGTCACCGAGCAGCGGGCCGCCGACCAGATGGTGATGCTCAGGAAGTACTTCGCCGACCACCCGGACGTCGGCAAGGCCGTGCGGATGATCTCCAACGACGAGGACAATCACCTCGCGTACACCCATGAGGAACTGCTGCGCTTCGCGGCGGCAGGGCGCGGCCGGCTGATCCAGCGGACGCTGCGCGAGTGCGCGCTCGCCGAGATCGGGGTCTACCGGGACGTCAGCCTCGCGGTCATGGACCACATGGGGCGCATCCTCGGCTGGTCCCGCCCCAAGGCGGCCGTGCTCGCCGCGGGCATCCACGCCATGTACGTCTGGGAGCGCCTCGCGGGATGGCGGCGCATGGTGTCCCTGAGGATGCCGGAACGACGCGACGCCCTCGGCGGACCCGCCACGTCCGCGCCCGAGTTCGCCTGA
- a CDS encoding LLM class F420-dependent oxidoreductase, giving the protein MQLGINLGYWGAGMDADNLAVAQEADRLGYAVCWAAEAYGSDAATVLSWVAAQTERIDVGSAIFQIPARQPAMTAMTAATLDSLSGGRFRLGLGVSGPQVSEGWYGVKFDKPLARTREYVEIVRKAMTRERLSYEGQHWTLPLPGGPGKPIKLTVHPQREHIPLYIAAIGPKNLEQTGEIADGALLIFPSAEHLEDTTIKYLRAGREKAGKTLDGFDVCPTLPLAVGDDKDVATLADTFRPYTALYVGGMGSPKQNFYNQLAQRMGYEKEAAEIQTKYLSGDKQGAAAAVPHDLIDRTTLLGSVDRIADRMKAYAAAGVTTLSLAPAGFTLDERLASLRAGTEALERAGLA; this is encoded by the coding sequence ATGCAGCTCGGGATCAACCTCGGCTACTGGGGTGCCGGAATGGACGCGGACAACCTCGCCGTCGCGCAGGAGGCCGACCGGCTGGGGTACGCCGTGTGCTGGGCCGCCGAGGCGTACGGCTCGGACGCGGCCACCGTGCTGAGCTGGGTCGCCGCCCAGACCGAGCGCATCGACGTCGGCTCCGCCATCTTCCAGATCCCGGCCCGCCAGCCGGCGATGACGGCCATGACGGCCGCGACACTGGACTCGCTCTCCGGCGGCCGCTTCCGGCTCGGCCTCGGCGTCTCCGGGCCGCAGGTCTCCGAGGGCTGGTACGGCGTCAAGTTCGACAAGCCGCTGGCGCGCACGCGGGAGTACGTCGAGATCGTCCGCAAGGCCATGACGCGCGAACGCCTCTCGTACGAGGGGCAGCACTGGACGCTGCCGCTCCCCGGCGGCCCCGGCAAGCCGATCAAGCTGACCGTGCACCCCCAGCGCGAGCACATCCCGCTGTACATCGCCGCCATCGGCCCGAAGAACCTCGAGCAGACCGGTGAGATCGCCGACGGCGCCCTGCTGATCTTCCCCTCCGCCGAGCACCTGGAGGACACGACGATCAAGTACCTGCGTGCCGGGCGCGAGAAGGCGGGCAAGACCCTCGACGGGTTCGACGTCTGCCCGACCCTGCCGCTGGCCGTGGGCGACGACAAGGACGTGGCCACGCTGGCCGACACCTTCCGCCCCTACACCGCGCTGTACGTCGGCGGCATGGGCAGCCCCAAGCAGAACTTCTACAACCAGCTCGCCCAGCGCATGGGATACGAGAAGGAAGCCGCGGAGATCCAGACCAAGTACCTCTCCGGCGACAAGCAGGGCGCCGCGGCGGCCGTGCCGCACGACCTGATCGACAGGACCACGCTGCTCGGCTCCGTCGACCGCATCGCGGACCGGATGAAGGCCTATGCGGCGGCCGGGGTCACGACCCTGTCGCTGGCTCCCGCGGGCTTCACGCTCGACGAGCGGCTCGCCTCGCTCCGCGCCGGCACCGAGGCCCTGGAGCGCGCCGGTCTCGCGTGA
- the mshC gene encoding cysteine--1-D-myo-inosityl 2-amino-2-deoxy-alpha-D-glucopyranoside ligase: MYAWPASEVPALPGQGRDLRIHDTATGGLVSLDPGPVARIYVCGITPYDATHLGHAATYNAFDLVQRVWLDTKRQVHYVQNVTDIDDPLLERAERDDIDWAALAEKETALFREDMTALRMLPPQHYIGAVEAIPGIVPLVERLRDAGAAYELDGDVYFSVESDPNFGRVSNLDAAAMRLLSAERGGDPERPGKKNPLDPMLWMAARPGEPSWDGGSLGRGRPGWHIECVAIALDHLGMGFDVQGGGSDLAFPHHEMGASHAQVLTGEFPMAKAYVHAGMVALHGEKMSKSKGNLVFVSQLRRDGVDPAAIRLALLAHHYRADWEWTDRVLEDAVARLGRWRAAVSRPDGPPAEALVEEIREGLANDLDAPAALAAVDRWAAAQEESGGTDPGAPGVVSRAVDALLGVAL, translated from the coding sequence ATGTATGCCTGGCCCGCTTCTGAGGTCCCCGCCCTGCCCGGTCAGGGCCGCGACCTGAGGATCCACGACACCGCGACCGGGGGCCTGGTCAGCCTTGACCCCGGTCCCGTCGCCCGTATCTACGTCTGCGGCATCACGCCGTACGACGCCACTCACCTGGGGCACGCGGCGACCTACAACGCGTTCGACCTCGTGCAGCGCGTGTGGCTCGACACCAAGCGGCAGGTTCACTACGTCCAGAACGTCACCGACATCGACGATCCGCTCCTGGAGCGGGCCGAGCGTGACGACATCGACTGGGCCGCCCTCGCCGAGAAGGAGACGGCTCTCTTCCGCGAGGACATGACCGCCCTGCGCATGCTGCCCCCGCAGCACTACATCGGCGCGGTCGAGGCGATACCCGGCATCGTGCCGCTCGTGGAGCGCCTGCGGGACGCGGGTGCCGCGTACGAACTCGACGGCGACGTCTACTTCTCCGTCGAGTCCGACCCGAACTTCGGCAGGGTGTCCAACCTCGACGCCGCCGCCATGCGGCTGCTGTCCGCCGAGCGTGGCGGCGACCCGGAGCGGCCGGGCAAGAAGAACCCGCTCGACCCGATGCTTTGGATGGCCGCCCGACCGGGCGAGCCCAGCTGGGACGGCGGTTCGCTCGGACGCGGCCGGCCCGGCTGGCACATCGAGTGCGTCGCCATCGCCCTCGACCACCTCGGCATGGGCTTCGACGTCCAGGGCGGCGGCTCCGATCTCGCCTTCCCGCACCACGAGATGGGCGCCTCGCACGCCCAGGTGCTCACCGGCGAGTTCCCCATGGCCAAGGCCTACGTCCACGCCGGCATGGTCGCGCTGCACGGCGAGAAGATGTCCAAGTCCAAGGGCAATCTCGTCTTCGTCTCCCAGTTGCGCCGCGACGGCGTCGACCCCGCCGCCATCCGGCTCGCCCTCCTCGCCCACCACTACCGGGCCGACTGGGAGTGGACCGACCGGGTGCTGGAGGACGCCGTGGCCCGCCTCGGCCGCTGGCGTGCCGCCGTGTCCCGGCCCGACGGGCCGCCCGCCGAGGCGCTGGTCGAGGAGATCCGCGAGGGCCTGGCGAACGACCTGGACGCCCCGGCCGCGCTCGCCGCGGTCGACCGCTGGGCCGCCGCACAGGAGGAGAGCGGCGGCACGGACCCGGGTGCCCCCGGCGTCGTATCGCGGGCTGTGGACGCGCTGTTGGGCGTGGCTCTCTAG
- the corA gene encoding magnesium/cobalt transporter CorA, whose protein sequence is MIVDCAIYRDGRRIPGPGDISDALDLCRLQDDAFVWIGLYEPTEKEFDKVTEEFGLHPLAVDDALNAHQRPKLEVYDDSLFMVLKPVGYDPDSDVVTSGEVMVFIGDSFVVTVRHGEEAPLAAVRSRLEHEPEMLQHGPTAVLYTIADAVVDHYVDVADELGTDLDELEAEVFSPARGGSRHTASRIYAFKRQVLEFRRATGPLAQPLERLADTGLLSLPVPFVHDKAQPFFRDVSDHLTRVNEAVEGLDRLVSDVLSAHLAQTSVRQNDDMRKISAWAAMAAVPTMIAGIYGMNFEHMPELTWLWSYPALIAGMAALEVLLYRLFKRRGWL, encoded by the coding sequence GTGATCGTCGACTGCGCCATCTACCGGGACGGGCGCCGGATACCGGGGCCGGGGGACATCTCCGACGCCCTGGATCTGTGCCGCCTCCAGGACGACGCGTTCGTCTGGATCGGCCTGTACGAACCCACGGAGAAGGAGTTCGACAAGGTCACCGAGGAGTTCGGGCTGCATCCGCTGGCCGTGGACGACGCGCTGAACGCTCATCAGCGTCCCAAGCTGGAGGTGTACGACGACTCGCTGTTCATGGTCCTCAAGCCGGTCGGGTACGACCCGGACAGCGACGTCGTCACCTCCGGCGAGGTGATGGTCTTCATCGGCGACTCGTTCGTGGTGACCGTCCGGCACGGCGAGGAGGCCCCCCTGGCGGCGGTACGAAGCCGTCTGGAGCACGAGCCGGAGATGCTCCAGCACGGTCCCACGGCGGTGCTGTACACGATCGCCGACGCCGTGGTCGACCACTACGTGGACGTGGCGGACGAGTTGGGCACGGACCTGGACGAACTGGAGGCGGAGGTGTTCTCGCCGGCCCGCGGCGGCTCACGGCACACGGCGTCCCGGATCTACGCCTTCAAGCGGCAGGTCCTGGAGTTCCGCAGGGCCACCGGCCCGCTCGCGCAGCCCCTGGAACGGCTCGCCGACACGGGTCTGCTCAGCTTGCCCGTGCCCTTCGTGCACGACAAGGCGCAGCCCTTCTTCCGCGACGTCAGCGACCACCTCACGCGCGTGAACGAGGCGGTCGAGGGCCTCGACCGCCTCGTCTCCGACGTCCTGTCGGCGCACCTCGCGCAGACGAGCGTCCGGCAGAACGACGACATGCGGAAGATCTCCGCGTGGGCTGCCATGGCCGCGGTCCCCACGATGATCGCGGGGATCTACGGCATGAACTTCGAGCACATGCCGGAGCTGACCTGGCTGTGGTCGTATCCGGCGCTGATCGCGGGCATGGCCGCCCTGGAGGTGCTGCTGTACCGGCTGTTCAAACGCCGGGGCTGGCTGTAG
- a CDS encoding SMP-30/gluconolactonase/LRE family protein, which yields MAPEHRSFAPHPTRRALLTAGAATAGAVLVGSAGTPATAAGKTRPAVIHLPNGFRPEGITIGGGPYAYLGSLGDGSVYRADLRTGEGSVISAGPGTPSVGLKLDHRGRLFVAGRGQGARVVDARTGKILASYVLTTATPTFANDVFLAPRTAWFTDSYQPALHALPLGRRGELPDADEVVTLTLSGAWSQVPGEVVNANGITGTPDGSALLVVQSGVGGLHRVNPRTGVTELVDLGDAAPLTNGDGLLLTGRTLYVVQNRQNAIDVFRLTADGRSGAFQRRITDSLFDVPTTVAAYKGRLYLPNARFTTTPAPETTYDVISVPA from the coding sequence GTGGCCCCCGAGCACCGCTCCTTCGCACCTCATCCCACCCGCCGCGCACTCCTCACGGCCGGCGCCGCCACCGCCGGTGCCGTACTCGTCGGGTCCGCCGGCACCCCCGCCACGGCGGCCGGAAAGACCCGGCCCGCCGTGATCCACCTCCCGAACGGCTTCCGCCCGGAGGGCATCACCATCGGCGGCGGACCGTACGCCTACCTCGGCTCCCTCGGCGACGGCTCGGTCTACCGCGCCGACCTGCGCACCGGCGAGGGTTCCGTCATCTCGGCCGGGCCGGGCACGCCCTCGGTCGGCCTCAAACTCGATCACCGGGGACGACTCTTCGTCGCCGGACGCGGCCAGGGCGCCCGCGTCGTGGACGCCCGCACCGGCAAGATCCTCGCCTCGTACGTCCTCACCACGGCGACCCCGACGTTCGCCAACGATGTGTTCCTGGCCCCGCGCACGGCCTGGTTCACCGACTCCTACCAGCCCGCGCTCCATGCCCTGCCGCTCGGCCGGCGCGGCGAACTGCCGGACGCGGACGAGGTCGTGACGCTCACCCTGAGCGGCGCCTGGAGCCAGGTCCCCGGCGAGGTCGTCAACGCCAACGGCATCACCGGCACGCCCGACGGCTCCGCGCTGCTGGTGGTGCAGTCCGGGGTCGGCGGCCTGCACCGCGTGAACCCGCGCACCGGCGTCACCGAGCTGGTGGACCTCGGCGACGCGGCCCCGCTCACCAACGGCGACGGGCTGCTGCTGACCGGGCGGACGCTGTACGTCGTCCAGAACCGGCAGAACGCCATCGACGTGTTCAGGCTCACCGCCGACGGCCGCAGCGGCGCCTTCCAGCGCCGGATCACCGACTCGCTGTTCGACGTACCGACCACGGTGGCCGCGTACAAGGGCCGCCTCTACCTGCCCAACGCGCGCTTCACCACGACACCGGCACCGGAGACGACGTACGACGTGATCTCCGTGCCGGCGTGA
- a CDS encoding FadR/GntR family transcriptional regulator, with the protein MAVTDEAIEKIKGMIVSGALRPGDRLPKESELAAELGLSRNSLREAVRALSLIRILDVRQGDGTYVTSLDPQLLLEALSFVVDFHRDDTVLEFLAVRRILEPAATAMAASRISEQQLGALTNQLDKLGNDPSVEELVACDLEFHRGIVQSSGNSVLCSLLDGLSGPTTRARIWRGLTQEDAVRRTLHEHRAILEALRDRDAEAARSWATVHIASVEQWLRSTL; encoded by the coding sequence ATGGCAGTCACCGACGAGGCGATCGAAAAGATCAAGGGCATGATCGTCTCCGGCGCGCTCCGCCCCGGCGACCGGCTCCCCAAGGAGAGCGAACTGGCCGCCGAACTCGGGCTGTCCCGCAACTCCCTGCGTGAGGCCGTGCGCGCCCTGTCGCTGATCCGGATCCTGGACGTCCGGCAGGGCGACGGCACGTACGTCACGAGTCTGGATCCGCAACTGCTGCTGGAGGCGCTGAGCTTCGTCGTCGACTTCCACCGCGACGACACGGTGCTGGAGTTCCTCGCCGTGCGCCGCATCCTGGAGCCTGCCGCCACGGCGATGGCCGCGTCGCGGATCAGCGAACAGCAACTGGGCGCGCTGACGAACCAGTTGGACAAGCTCGGCAACGACCCGTCGGTGGAGGAGCTGGTCGCCTGCGACCTGGAGTTCCACCGGGGCATCGTGCAGAGCTCGGGGAACTCGGTCCTGTGCTCGCTGCTGGACGGCCTGTCCGGACCCACCACGCGAGCGCGCATCTGGCGCGGCCTCACCCAGGAGGACGCGGTGAGGCGGACCCTGCACGAACACCGGGCGATCCTGGAGGCGCTGCGGGACCGCGACGCGGAGGCGGCCCGGTCGTGGGCGACGGTGCACATCGCGAGCGTGGAGCAGTGGCTGCGGTCCACTCTGTGA
- a CDS encoding histidine phosphatase family protein, with product MPTLILVRHGRSTANTEGLLAGWTPGVALDERGAEQAAALPGRLAALPLSEVVTSPLQRCQETLRPLLEARPGLTAHTDERIGECHYGDWSGRKLAELKDEPLMEVVQAHPSAAAFPGGESMRAMQTRAAEAVREWNARVERDHGADAVYLMCSHGDIIKSLVADALGLHLDLFQRISVEPCSITAIRYTRLRPFLVRLGDTGDFASLAPREEPPAGDATVGGGAGAP from the coding sequence ATGCCCACGCTGATCCTGGTCCGGCACGGACGTTCCACCGCCAACACCGAGGGACTGCTCGCCGGGTGGACGCCCGGTGTCGCCCTCGACGAGCGCGGGGCCGAGCAGGCCGCCGCGCTGCCCGGACGGCTCGCCGCGCTGCCGCTGTCCGAGGTCGTCACGAGCCCGCTCCAGCGCTGTCAGGAGACGCTGCGGCCGCTCCTCGAAGCCCGGCCCGGACTCACCGCGCACACCGACGAGCGGATCGGGGAGTGCCACTACGGCGACTGGTCCGGCCGCAAGCTCGCCGAGCTCAAGGACGAGCCGCTGATGGAGGTCGTCCAGGCGCACCCGTCGGCGGCCGCGTTCCCCGGCGGCGAGTCGATGCGGGCCATGCAGACCCGGGCCGCCGAGGCCGTACGCGAGTGGAACGCGCGCGTGGAGCGCGATCACGGTGCCGACGCCGTGTACCTGATGTGCTCGCACGGCGACATCATCAAGTCCCTCGTCGCGGACGCACTGGGTCTTCATCTCGACCTCTTCCAGAGGATTTCCGTTGAACCGTGTTCCATCACCGCGATCCGCTACACACGCCTGAGGCCGTTTCTCGTACGCCTCGGGGACACCGGTGATTTCGCGTCCCTCGCCCCGCGCGAGGAGCCGCCGGCCGGTGACGCGACGGTCGGTGGCGGCGCGGGCGCACCGTGA
- a CDS encoding DUF3090 domain-containing protein, protein MSRQVFLYDPPDRFVAGTVGLPGRRTFFLQAAAGSRVTSVALEKTQVAALAERMDELLDEVVRRSGGSASVPAMAPSEIADTEPLGAPIEEEFRVGTMALAWDGEEQRMIVEAQALVELDADSEEDLAEAEERLLQDEENGPPMLRVRLTGAQARAFAKRALDVVNAGRPPCPLCSLPLDPEGHVCPRQNGYRRGA, encoded by the coding sequence GTGTCCCGTCAGGTGTTCCTCTACGACCCCCCGGACCGCTTCGTGGCCGGTACGGTCGGGCTGCCCGGGCGCCGTACGTTCTTCCTCCAGGCCGCCGCAGGCTCCCGGGTGACCAGCGTGGCCCTGGAGAAGACCCAGGTCGCCGCCCTCGCCGAGCGCATGGACGAGCTGCTCGACGAGGTCGTACGGCGTAGTGGCGGCAGCGCCTCCGTCCCCGCCATGGCGCCCTCCGAGATCGCCGACACCGAGCCGCTGGGCGCCCCCATCGAGGAGGAGTTCCGCGTCGGCACCATGGCCCTTGCCTGGGACGGCGAGGAGCAGCGGATGATCGTCGAGGCGCAGGCCCTCGTGGAGCTCGACGCCGACTCCGAGGAGGACCTCGCCGAGGCCGAGGAACGGCTGCTTCAGGACGAGGAGAACGGGCCCCCGATGCTGCGGGTCCGGCTCACCGGCGCGCAGGCGCGAGCCTTCGCCAAGCGTGCCCTGGACGTCGTCAACGCGGGGCGGCCGCCGTGTCCCTTGTGCAGCCTCCCGCTCGACCCGGAAGGACACGTATGTCCGCGCCAGAACGGATACCGCCGCGGAGCGTGA
- a CDS encoding PAC2 family protein — protein sequence MIELEGVPELIDPVMVAAFEGWNDAGDAASTAVAHLDREWKGEVFAALDAEDYYDFQVNRPTVWMDDGVRKITWPTTRLSVVRISGEKPRDLVLVRGIEPSMRWRSFCNELLGFAHELGVELVVILGALLGDTPHTRPVPISGTTSDSDLARRMDLEETKYEGPTGIVGVLQEACTHAGVPAVSLWAAVPHYVSQPPNPKATLALLNRLEDLIDVRIPLGELPEDARAWQVGVDQLAAEDSEVAEYVQSLEEARDTAELPEASGEAIAREFERYLRRRDPSAGGHATADGGETGPFLKDNPGGRTKPPKPPRPSGTDEDESSEE from the coding sequence GTGATCGAGCTCGAGGGGGTTCCCGAGCTGATCGACCCGGTCATGGTGGCCGCGTTCGAGGGCTGGAACGATGCCGGCGACGCCGCCTCCACCGCGGTCGCGCATCTGGACAGGGAGTGGAAGGGCGAAGTGTTCGCGGCACTGGACGCCGAGGACTACTACGACTTCCAGGTCAACCGCCCCACGGTGTGGATGGACGACGGAGTGCGCAAGATCACGTGGCCCACGACAAGGTTGTCGGTGGTCCGCATCAGCGGCGAGAAGCCGCGTGATCTCGTGCTCGTCCGGGGTATCGAGCCATCCATGCGCTGGCGCTCGTTCTGCAACGAGCTCCTCGGCTTCGCGCACGAGCTGGGCGTGGAGCTGGTGGTCATCCTGGGCGCCCTGCTCGGCGACACCCCGCACACGCGTCCGGTCCCGATCAGCGGGACCACGTCCGACTCGGACCTGGCCCGCCGCATGGATCTGGAGGAGACCAAGTACGAGGGCCCGACGGGCATCGTCGGCGTCCTCCAGGAGGCGTGCACCCACGCGGGCGTACCCGCGGTGTCGCTGTGGGCCGCCGTTCCGCACTACGTCTCGCAGCCGCCCAACCCGAAGGCGACGCTGGCCCTGCTCAACCGGCTCGAGGACCTGATCGACGTACGCATCCCGCTGGGCGAGCTGCCCGAGGACGCGCGCGCCTGGCAGGTCGGCGTGGACCAGCTGGCCGCCGAGGACAGCGAGGTCGCGGAGTACGTGCAGTCGCTGGAGGAGGCCCGGGACACGGCGGAGCTGCCGGAGGCGTCGGGCGAGGCGATCGCCCGCGAGTTCGAGCGGTATCTGCGCAGACGGGACCCGTCGGCGGGCGGGCACGCCACGGCGGACGGCGGGGAGACCGGACCCTTCCTGAAGGACAACCCGGGTGGGCGGACGAAGCCGCCCAAGCCGCCGAGGCCGAGCGGCACGGACGAAGACGAGTCGTCGGAGGAGTGA